The genomic region CCGTGCGCGAGCGCGTCGGCATCATGCTGCAAGGCGGCGGTGGCTACAACGGCATCAAGGTACGCGAGATGTTGCAGCTAGCTGCCCGCTATAGTGCCAATCCACACGATCCGGATTGGCTCATTGATATCTTGGGCCTTGGCGGGGTCGCGAAAAACACCTACCGGCGCCTTTCCGGTGGCCAACAACAGCGCTTAGCATTAGCGCTCGCCATTATCGGTCGTCCTAATCTGGTCTTTCTCGATGAGCCCACAGCTGGGCTCGATACCCAATCGCGCATTGCGGTCTGGGAATTAATTCGCGCGTTAAAGCGCGATGGTGTGGCCGTCGTGCTAACCACCCACCTGATGGATGAGGCTGAAGCACTAGCCGACAATGTTTTGATCGTCGATCACGGCAGCCAGGTGGCCATGGGCACCCCAGATGAGCTGACGAAGATTGCGTCTTCAGCGCTCATCTCGATCGTGTGCAATCACGAAGTGGATGAAGAAGCATTTCACCGCGCCGTCGGCGTAGAGATCTCCGCTATTCGGCCATTGCACTATCGCATCACGATGGAGCCCACCCCAGAAGCAATTGCCACGATCACGAAAGAGCTAGCACGTCAAGAGGTGCTTATTACCCAGCTTGAGACATCGCACCGCAATTTAGAAGATGTCTTCTTGGATATCACCGGCCGTCATTTAAGGAGCTAAGAGTCATGACTGATGCCTCTCAATCAGATGCCGTGATGCACGGCCAAGTTCTGCCATCGTTTGCCCCAGGCACGTTTACCCCAGATGCCAAGGCGTCGAGCATCTCCACGATGATCACCGCGCAAGGTGCGATGGAAGCCAAGCTCATGCTGCGCCACGGCGAGCAGCAATTGCTGAGCATCATCATTCCTTTGGGTTTGCTCATTGCTTTCCGGGTCTTTCCGATAACCGATAGCTTCGGCGGCATCGACGCCGCTATTCCGATGGTGTTTGCGGTCGCGGCTACCTCCGCCGGGTTTACCGGCCAAGCTATTGCGGTCGCCTTCGACCGCCGCTACGGCGCACTCAAGCGCAGCGGTGCTTCCGGCGTTCCCGCCTGGGCCATTATTGCCGGCAAGATTATCGCCGTCTTCGCGATGGTCTGTCTGCAGGTCATTGTCCTAGGCACCGCGTCATTTCTCCTAGGGTTCCGCGCCCCAGTTTCCGGAATCTTGCTGGCCTTTGTGGTGTTACTGCTCGGAGTCGCGGCTTTTACTGCGCTTGGACTCACCTTAGGCGGCAGCCTCAGCGCGGAAATCGTGCTTGCGCTGTCGAACCTGATTTGGTTTATCCTCTTAGCCATCGTCGGCTGGACGCTGTACTCGCAAGGGCTCATCGACGTGGGCTGGTTGAATCTCATCCCGTCCGTCGCCCTAGCCAGCGGACTAGTCGAAGCGTTGGCCGGATCATTTCCCACCATTCCATTCCTTGCCTTGATCCTCTGGGCGATCGTCGCGTCGTTTGCAGCAAGCAAATGGTTCCGTTTTGAGGGCTAAATGTGAACTTACTCTTTTAACCGCTAATTTTTTAGGCCACCCCCATTATCAAAGGTAACGTAAGTATTCGTGAGCGCCATGACTGATTCTTCCCCTACTGCAACCCAGACACCTCGGACCGGCAAACCCGGCCCCTTCAACCGCATACGAAGCTTCTTCCGCGAGGCGGCACCGTCCATCAAACAGCAAAGAATCATCGCTTTGATCTTGCTGATCTGCCAGGGCGGCATCACCGTTTCCGGCTCGATTGTGCGTGTCACTGGCTCCGGCCTCGGCTGTGAGACCTGGCCTAATTGCCACGCTGGCTCGTTGGTTCCTGTCCCCGGGGCCGCGCCCTGGATTCACCAGGTCATTGAGTTTGGCAACCGTCTGCTGACCTTCGTGGTCGCTGCCGCTGCCATTGCCGCAATCGTTGCTATGCATATGGCTAAGCGTCGCTTTGAGCTCAAACTCTATGCTTGGCTGTCTATCGCTGGCATTGCCGTGCAGGCTGTCCTCGGCGCCATCTCCGTCTTTATGGATCTGCACTGGTGGGCGGTTGCCATCCACTTCATTCCATCGATGATCTTGGTCTGGATTGCCGCCATGTTGTACTCACGCATTAAAGAAGCCGACGATGGCACGCGCACGCCAGAGCTTTCCGATGCCATTCGCTACCTCGCCATCGCTGCCGTAGTAGGACTTAGCGTCGTGCTGATGACCGGCACCATGGTCACCGGGTCTGGTGTACACGCTGGCGATGCGGGCGTTGGTATGGAAGGCCGTTTGGATATCGATACCAAGCTCATGGCCTATATCCACGCCGGATGCATGTACGTCTACGTTCTCTTTACCGTCATCGTGCAGGTACTGCTATACCGCAAGAATGCTTCCGATGCCGCGAAGAAGGCCGGCTGGGTCCTCATCGCCTGCATTATTATTCAGTGGGCAATCGGTGTCTTCCAGTTCTACATGGGCGTGCCACGCTGGACCATTCCATTCCATATCGGAATGTCCTCAGTAGTCACGGCTTACACTGCCCTGCTTTATGCACACGGAATTGTTCGCGCTGGCGGAACCTCCGGCCTTGAAACAGGTTCACCAGCTGGCGATGTCAAGCGGGAAAAGCGACAGAAAGCCCTCGCAGCGCGCTAAAAACAGTTAGCCTGGAATACATGTATGCAATCCAGGTAGCAAAACATGGTGGACCCGAAGTTTTGGAGTACACCGAAGTGCCCTCCCCAACTCCTTCCGAGGAGCAGGTATTGGTCGACGTCATTACTGCTGGCGTCAATTACATCGATACCTATTACCGGGAGGGCATTTATAATGCCCAAACGCCTTTTATCATTGGACTTGAGGGTGTCGGCCGCGTGGCGCATGACCCGAAGGGCGAAATCGCCGAGGGCACCATGGTTGCTTGGAATGACGCTTTCGGATCTTATGCGGAGCAGGTCTGCGTCGATCGCAACCGCATGGTGGCCGTGCCTGATGACATTGACTTGAACGTCGCTGGCACGATGTTGCTACAAGGTATTACCGCGCACTACCTCATTCACGGTGTCGCCGAACTGGATGAAAATAGCTCATGCTTGATTACGGCCGGTGCCGGTGGTGTGGGACTGCTGGCGACCCAGATGGCGAAGGCGGCAGGCGCCACCGTGTATACCGTGGTCTCTTCCGATGAAAAAGAAACACTGTCCTATGAAGCAGGTGCGGACCAAGTATTTCGCTACTCCGGTGGACTAGCGGAAAAGGTTCGCCGTTTTAACGGCGGCCGAGGCGTCGACGTTGTCTATGACGGCGTGGGCAAAGACACGTTCCAAGAGTCACTGGAAGTCGTACGCCCGCGCGGCACCGTCTGCCTCTTTGGTGCGGCCTCTGGGCCCGTGGACCCCATCGACCCACAGGTGCTCAACAAGCACGGTTCTATCTTCTTAACGCGTCCTTCTATTGGTGCCTACACCGCGACGGATGCAGAATTTCAGATGCGTGCTTCTACCGTGGTGCAAATGGTCAACGAAGGAAAGCTCACCTTCCGGGTACACGATGTCTATGACCTACAAGATGCCCGCCAGGCCCACGAAGACCTACAAAACCGCAAGACCACCGGCTCAGTAGTACTCCGCGTGCAAAAGGGCTAATTCCAAGGGCTATGCCCGAGGGCCACGGTCTTAGCAAGAGCTCCCTGCGGCAGCGAACTCAGCAAGGATCGCAAACGGCGGCGTCCAGACGAGGATTACTCCTCGCGGACGCCGCCGTTTATGTATTTATGTACTTATACCCTCGCGGTGGGTTTATGTTTTAGAAGAGCACGGTAGACCAGCCGAGCATGCGGCCGATGGGCTCCCAACCAACGATAGCGTCAATGGTCAGGCCAATAAAGAGCACCGAGAGGTAGTTATTCGAGTAGATGAACAAGCGCATTGGCTTTACCTTCGCGCCCTTCTTCACGCCGTCATGCAGACGAATGGCCATCCACAGGAATCCGATACCGGAAGCAATCGCGGCAATGAGATAGATCCAAGACGCGGCAGGAAGCAGCAACAAGGTCACGACAACGGTGGCAATGGTGTACCACACGATCTGACGAGTTACCTCGGATTCCTTAGCTACCACTGGCAGCATTGGCACGCCTGCACGGCGGTAGTCTTCCTTGTACTTCATGGCCAGCGCCCAAGTGTGAGGAGGAGTCCAGAAGAAGATGATGAGGAAGAGAACAACGGCCTGCCACCAGCGGTCTGGTTGACCGTCCATAGCGTTATCGCGGATAACTGCCCAGCCCACCAGAGCCGGCATGCAGCCTGCGAGACCGCCCCACACGATTCCCTGTTCGTTTTTCATCTTCAGCCACTTGGTGTAGACGAAGACGTAGAAGAAGTTGGTTAGCAGAACGAAGAATGCTGCCAACCAGGAATTGGCTACGACTCCGAGCCAAAATACTGACAGCGCCAGCATGATGAACGCGAAAATCGCGGCATTCTTGCGGCTAATTTTTCCACGAACCAAGGGACGCGCGCGGGTGCGCTGCATTTTTTGATCAAGCTCATATTCGACCACGTTATTAAACGTGTGCGCTGCCGCAGCACCCATCCAACCACCGAAAATGGTGGAAATGATGAGCCAGATGTTATCGGCAGCGGCTTCAACGCCGCGTTGCGCCTGCAACATCGCAGGGATGGCGGCTACAAGGAGGAGCTCGATGATCCTAGGTTTTGTCAAAGCAATATAGGCCTTGATGGTGTCCAAGGAATTTTCCTCCAACTATTAATTGTCTGTGCACAGTGCAGTACCTGATGCGCCGTACGTCGTGCGGCGCAATGTTATCTGCATTCAGGCGCCTATTGAAATCAAAAATTAACGGCACAAATGTGCCGATTACGCTTGACTAGTCGAGCAGGGAATCAAACTAGTTCCCTGAGGTATCTAATTCGTCAGCAACGTCACAATGGATTGCCCTACCGTTGCGCCCACTAACTTAATTTCCACTTATTTGTGCGAATTACGGTGCAATTCGGCGCTGATTATAAGTAGGTTAAGCAGCAGGTAACCATCACAGCCTACAACTTTTTGCTGAAAGGACGAAATAGCAACACGTAGTGGATCCTTCCGCACCTAGGTATAAGTAGACTTGTACGCGTCAGTATTAATCCCGAATAGATTGGTGAGGCAACTTAAACCGTGTCTTCTTCGAACCTCTCCCCCGAATTGCAGGCGATGACAGAGCGTCGCTACCCCGATGACTGGTCAGAGCTTGATACTCGCGCGATTGATACCGTGCGCGTGTTGGCAGCAGACGCGGTTCAAAACTGCGGTTCCGGCCACCCGGGTACCGCCATGTCGTTGGCACCGCTGGCTTACACCCTGTACCAGCGCGTGCTCAATCATGATCCGAAGGATATCAACTGGGCTGGTCGTGACCGCTTTGTTCTCTCTGTCGGTCACTCTTCATTGACTCAGTACATCCAGCTGTACTTGGGTGGATTCGG from Corynebacterium ammoniagenes DSM 20306 harbors:
- a CDS encoding ABC transporter ATP-binding protein, translating into MSTTFDGHPVLRLDNVVKDYGDKRAVNGLSFHVHQGELLCLLGANGAGKTTTIEMCEGFITPTSGEISVLGFNPATHPDAVRERVGIMLQGGGGYNGIKVREMLQLAARYSANPHDPDWLIDILGLGGVAKNTYRRLSGGQQQRLALALAIIGRPNLVFLDEPTAGLDTQSRIAVWELIRALKRDGVAVVLTTHLMDEAEALADNVLIVDHGSQVAMGTPDELTKIASSALISIVCNHEVDEEAFHRAVGVEISAIRPLHYRITMEPTPEAIATITKELARQEVLITQLETSHRNLEDVFLDITGRHLRS
- a CDS encoding ABC transporter permease, whose translation is MTDASQSDAVMHGQVLPSFAPGTFTPDAKASSISTMITAQGAMEAKLMLRHGEQQLLSIIIPLGLLIAFRVFPITDSFGGIDAAIPMVFAVAATSAGFTGQAIAVAFDRRYGALKRSGASGVPAWAIIAGKIIAVFAMVCLQVIVLGTASFLLGFRAPVSGILLAFVVLLLGVAAFTALGLTLGGSLSAEIVLALSNLIWFILLAIVGWTLYSQGLIDVGWLNLIPSVALASGLVEALAGSFPTIPFLALILWAIVASFAASKWFRFEG
- a CDS encoding COX15/CtaA family protein, with amino-acid sequence MTDSSPTATQTPRTGKPGPFNRIRSFFREAAPSIKQQRIIALILLICQGGITVSGSIVRVTGSGLGCETWPNCHAGSLVPVPGAAPWIHQVIEFGNRLLTFVVAAAAIAAIVAMHMAKRRFELKLYAWLSIAGIAVQAVLGAISVFMDLHWWAVAIHFIPSMILVWIAAMLYSRIKEADDGTRTPELSDAIRYLAIAAVVGLSVVLMTGTMVTGSGVHAGDAGVGMEGRLDIDTKLMAYIHAGCMYVYVLFTVIVQVLLYRKNASDAAKKAGWVLIACIIIQWAIGVFQFYMGVPRWTIPFHIGMSSVVTAYTALLYAHGIVRAGGTSGLETGSPAGDVKREKRQKALAAR
- a CDS encoding quinone oxidoreductase family protein codes for the protein MYAIQVAKHGGPEVLEYTEVPSPTPSEEQVLVDVITAGVNYIDTYYREGIYNAQTPFIIGLEGVGRVAHDPKGEIAEGTMVAWNDAFGSYAEQVCVDRNRMVAVPDDIDLNVAGTMLLQGITAHYLIHGVAELDENSSCLITAGAGGVGLLATQMAKAAGATVYTVVSSDEKETLSYEAGADQVFRYSGGLAEKVRRFNGGRGVDVVYDGVGKDTFQESLEVVRPRGTVCLFGAASGPVDPIDPQVLNKHGSIFLTRPSIGAYTATDAEFQMRASTVVQMVNEGKLTFRVHDVYDLQDARQAHEDLQNRKTTGSVVLRVQKG
- a CDS encoding heme o synthase, with translation MDTIKAYIALTKPRIIELLLVAAIPAMLQAQRGVEAAADNIWLIISTIFGGWMGAAAAHTFNNVVEYELDQKMQRTRARPLVRGKISRKNAAIFAFIMLALSVFWLGVVANSWLAAFFVLLTNFFYVFVYTKWLKMKNEQGIVWGGLAGCMPALVGWAVIRDNAMDGQPDRWWQAVVLFLIIFFWTPPHTWALAMKYKEDYRRAGVPMLPVVAKESEVTRQIVWYTIATVVVTLLLLPAASWIYLIAAIASGIGFLWMAIRLHDGVKKGAKVKPMRLFIYSNNYLSVLFIGLTIDAIVGWEPIGRMLGWSTVLF